The following are from one region of the Flavobacteriaceae bacterium UJ101 genome:
- a CDS encoding lysozyme (Helps to release the mature phage particles from the cell wall by breaking down the peptidoglycan; Belongs to the glycosyl hydrolase 24 family; Contains 2 LysM repeats.; KEGG: sno:Snov_2810 lysozyme), giving the protein MKTSQKGIDLIKKYEGFRSHPYMCPAGVPTIGYGATYYSNGRKVRLSDPAISKAEAEKLLRYQLKHYERAVDRYTRDDISQEQFDALVSFAYNLGPSALRRSTLLKKVNRNPNDKGIGYQFKRWVRANGRILKGLQRRRNEEAQLYFS; this is encoded by the coding sequence ATGAAAACATCACAAAAAGGAATTGATTTAATCAAAAAGTATGAAGGCTTTCGATCGCATCCTTATATGTGTCCTGCTGGTGTACCTACCATTGGTTATGGAGCAACCTATTATTCCAATGGAAGAAAGGTGCGATTAAGTGATCCTGCTATTTCAAAGGCCGAAGCAGAAAAACTTTTACGTTATCAGTTAAAACATTATGAAAGGGCAGTGGATCGGTATACACGGGATGATATTTCACAAGAACAATTTGATGCCTTAGTTTCTTTTGCTTACAACTTAGGGCCATCAGCTTTGAGAAGATCTACTTTACTTAAAAAGGTAAACAGAAATCCAAATGATAAAGGAATAGGGTATCAATTTAAGAGATGGGTACGTGCAAACGGACGTATATTAAAAGGGTTACAGAGAAGAAGAAACGAAGAAGCTCAATTGTATTTTTCATGA
- a CDS encoding protein ImpB (Involved in UV protection and mutation. Belongs to the DNA polymerase type-Y family; Contains 1 umuC domain.), with amino-acid sequence MLAVFLYYCSMYALVDCNNFFASCERVFRPELQGKPIAVLSNNDGCVIARSNEVNSLNFYNETN; translated from the coding sequence ATGTTAGCGGTTTTTTTATACTATTGCAGTATGTACGCCCTAGTTGATTGCAATAATTTTTTCGCATCCTGCGAACGAGTGTTTCGTCCTGAATTACAAGGTAAGCCTATTGCGGTTTTATCCAACAATGACGGTTGTGTGATTGCACGTAGTAATGAAGTGAATTCTCTTAATTTTTATAATGAAACTAATTAA